Proteins encoded by one window of Nitrospirota bacterium:
- a CDS encoding DMT family protein, which produces MRPAFITIILLSLSNVFMTFAWYGHLKHLNTKPWYFAALLSWLVALFEYLLQVPANRIGYTSMSLPQLKIMQEIITICIFIPFALFYMKQPWKTDYFYAFLCILGAVYFTFKS; this is translated from the coding sequence ATGAGACCCGCGTTCATAACAATTATCCTGTTGTCCTTATCAAATGTTTTTATGACCTTTGCGTGGTACGGTCATTTGAAGCACCTGAATACGAAGCCCTGGTATTTTGCGGCGCTGTTAAGCTGGCTTGTGGCATTATTTGAATACCTGCTGCAGGTGCCGGCAAACAGGATAGGATATACAAGCATGAGTCTTCCTCAATTAAAGATCATGCAGGAGATAATCACGATCTGCATCTTCATCCCCTTCGCGTTGTTCTACATGAAACAACCGTGGAAGACCGACTACTTCTACGCCTTTCTCTGCATTTTAGGCGCGGTGTATTTTACGTTTAAGAGCTAA
- the gyrA gene encoding DNA gyrase subunit A: MARLTINIEEEMKTSYLDYAMSVIVGRALPDVRDGLKPVQRRIMYAMLREGLLPTKKYSKCAGVVGEVLKKYHPHGDSAVYDALVRLAQDFNMRYPLVDGQGNFGSIDGDPAAAYRYTESRLTKLAEELLVDIDKETVDFTPNFDETTEEPIVLPSKVPNLIINGSAGIAVGMATNIPPHNLGEIIDGLVMMIENPEVTVKELMKKIKGPDFPTGSTIHGRKGIIDAYHTGRGHLKIRAKVEIEPQKGDRESIIISELPYQVNKARLIEKIAELVREKKIEGLSDLRDESDREGIRVVMEVKRGEIAQVVLNQLYKHTPMETTFGIIMLSIVNGQPKVLNLAQMLSYFLQHRRDVIVRRTKFELRKAEEKAHILEGLKIALDNLDAIISLIRKSKTPDEALEGLMSKFPLSKIQAQAILDMRLQRLTGLERDKIIQDYLDTIREIERLKAILASPTLVDNIIKDDLLEIKKKYADKRRTVIAEEAEEITLEDLIQEEEMVVTISHNGYIKRNPLTQYRSQRRGGKGSMGMETREEDFVERLFTASTHDHVLFFTNFGRLYWLKVYQIPEMGRAAKGKAIVNLLQLSQYEKISAVFAIKEFTEGSSLFMATKKGVVKKTSLAAYSNPRTKGINAIKLDEDDELIGVRMTDGKKDINLSTRNGLSIRFNEDNVREMGRVAHGVRGMRLKQDDEVVSVDILDDDTTLLTVTEKGYGKRTKAEEYRLQSRGGKGIFTIKVTPKNGKVVGVLQVTSDDEIIIIASSGKLIRIKASNISTIGRATQGVRLIDLAEDDKVVSVARFAEQDEEEANGENLFKE; the protein is encoded by the coding sequence ATGGCAAGACTTACAATAAATATTGAAGAAGAGATGAAGACTTCCTACCTTGATTACGCGATGAGCGTGATCGTGGGCAGGGCGCTTCCTGACGTCAGGGACGGCCTGAAGCCCGTTCAGCGCAGGATAATGTATGCGATGTTGAGGGAAGGGCTTTTACCGACAAAAAAATATTCCAAATGCGCCGGCGTCGTCGGCGAGGTCCTGAAGAAATACCACCCGCACGGCGATTCCGCGGTTTATGACGCGCTCGTGCGCCTTGCCCAGGATTTTAATATGCGTTATCCGCTCGTGGACGGCCAGGGGAATTTCGGCTCCATTGACGGCGACCCTGCCGCGGCGTACCGTTATACGGAATCACGCCTTACGAAACTTGCCGAAGAGCTGCTCGTTGATATCGATAAAGAGACAGTGGATTTTACGCCGAATTTTGACGAGACCACGGAAGAGCCTATTGTCCTCCCTTCAAAGGTCCCGAATCTTATTATCAACGGGTCAGCGGGCATAGCTGTCGGCATGGCTACAAACATCCCTCCCCATAACCTCGGAGAGATCATTGACGGGCTTGTGATGATGATAGAAAACCCCGAGGTCACTGTTAAAGAACTAATGAAAAAGATTAAAGGCCCCGACTTTCCGACAGGCAGCACTATTCACGGGAGAAAGGGGATCATTGACGCTTACCATACGGGCCGGGGACATTTAAAGATACGGGCCAAAGTGGAAATTGAACCCCAAAAGGGGGACAGGGAGAGCATCATTATTTCAGAGCTGCCTTATCAGGTCAACAAGGCAAGGCTCATTGAAAAGATTGCCGAGCTTGTGCGTGAAAAGAAGATCGAAGGGCTCTCTGATCTCCGTGATGAATCCGACAGGGAAGGCATAAGGGTCGTCATGGAGGTCAAGCGCGGCGAGATCGCGCAGGTGGTGCTGAACCAGCTTTATAAACACACCCCGATGGAGACCACCTTCGGCATCATCATGCTCTCGATCGTCAACGGCCAGCCAAAGGTCCTGAACCTCGCCCAGATGCTTTCTTATTTCCTCCAGCACCGGCGTGATGTCATTGTCAGGAGGACGAAGTTTGAACTGCGCAAGGCCGAAGAGAAGGCCCATATCCTTGAAGGACTCAAGATCGCGCTAGATAATCTTGACGCGATCATTTCCTTGATCCGCAAATCAAAGACGCCCGATGAGGCGCTTGAGGGTTTGATGAGCAAATTTCCCCTGTCAAAGATCCAGGCACAGGCCATCCTCGATATGAGGCTGCAAAGACTTACCGGCCTTGAAAGGGACAAAATAATCCAGGATTATCTCGATACGATCAGGGAGATCGAACGCCTTAAGGCGATCCTCGCAAGCCCCACGCTTGTAGACAATATCATCAAAGACGACCTCCTTGAGATAAAGAAAAAATACGCGGACAAGAGGCGCACTGTAATCGCGGAGGAGGCAGAGGAGATAACCCTTGAAGACCTCATTCAGGAAGAGGAGATGGTGGTCACCATTTCTCATAACGGCTATATCAAGCGGAACCCCCTCACGCAGTACAGGAGCCAGAGGAGGGGCGGAAAGGGGTCGATGGGCATGGAGACGAGGGAAGAGGATTTTGTGGAACGCCTCTTTACCGCGTCAACGCACGACCATGTGCTCTTCTTCACAAACTTCGGACGGCTTTACTGGCTTAAGGTTTATCAGATCCCTGAGATGGGTAGGGCCGCCAAGGGAAAGGCAATTGTAAATCTTTTACAGTTATCGCAATATGAAAAAATATCCGCTGTCTTTGCAATAAAGGAATTCACGGAAGGGTCTTCCCTTTTCATGGCAACCAAAAAGGGAGTTGTCAAAAAAACATCCCTTGCCGCATACAGCAATCCCCGGACAAAAGGCATAAACGCAATTAAACTTGATGAGGATGATGAGCTCATTGGCGTGCGGATGACAGACGGTAAAAAAGATATTAATCTCAGCACCAGGAATGGCCTGTCAATAAGATTTAACGAAGACAACGTAAGGGAGATGGGCAGGGTCGCTCACGGTGTCAGGGGAATGAGATTAAAACAGGATGATGAGGTTGTCTCTGTTGATATCCTTGATGACGATACAACGCTTCTGACGGTCACGGAAAAAGGTTACGGAAAAAGGACCAAGGCTGAAGAATACCGCTTGCAGAGCAGGGGCGGTAAAGGCATATTCACGATAAAGGTAACACCCAAGAACGGCAAGGTCGTCGGGGTGCTTCAGGTGACAAGCGATGATGAGATAATCATCATTGCAAGCAGCGGTAAACTGATCCGCATAAAGGCATCAAATATCTCCACCATCGGAAGGGCCACCCAGGGAGTAAGGCTCATAGACCTCGCAGAAGACGACAAGGTCGTCAGCGTAGCGCGTTTCGCCGAACAGGACGAGGAAGAAGCAAACGGCGAAAATTTATTTAAGGAATAA